In Anser cygnoides isolate HZ-2024a breed goose chromosome 23, Taihu_goose_T2T_genome, whole genome shotgun sequence, the following are encoded in one genomic region:
- the CAMK2N1 gene encoding calcium/calmodulin-dependent protein kinase II inhibitor 1 → MAEGPPYGEGQLAGGAAGGELPFPVRLRGPDGLLAAGQGKRPPKLGQIGRSKRVVIEDDRIDDVLQNLSEKAPPGV, encoded by the exons atGGCGGAGGGGCCGCCCTACGGCGAGGGGCAGCtggcggggggcgcggcggggggggagcTGCCTTTCCCCGTCCGCCTCCGCGGCCCCGACGGTCTCCTGGCGGCCGGGCAGGGCAAGAGGCCGCCCAAGCTGGGGCAGATCGGGCGCAGCAAGAGAG tGGTTATCGAAGATGATAGAATCGATGACGTGCTGCAAAATCTCTCCGAAAAGGCCCCTCCCGGTGTTTAA